Genomic window (Nicotiana sylvestris chromosome 7, ASM39365v2, whole genome shotgun sequence):
TTAGGTAATCGCATGTTACACGTCGTGTTGGGCTCATTGCTTCATGAATTTGATTGGGAACTTCCTGAAAATGTCACTCCTAAATCAATGGATATGAAGGAGAGAATGGGAATGACAGTGAGAAAATTCCAACCTTTGAAAGCAGTACCAAGAAAAACATCTGGTTAAATTGGACTTTGTTGTGTATTTGTTTGTAATAGAAAGCTGAGGTATTAGTTTCCTCAAACTGTTTATCTGTTATGAATTATTTTAAGCTTAAGAGTTGGAATATTTACGGCCTTAGGAGGCTTTAGGAATAATGGACCAATTATTGGCCACATTCTGGCTTTTCATATTTCTTTCGGAAATAACCTCTCTATTTTCACAAGGTAGGATCAAAAATGCGTAcatactatcctccccagacctcacttgtgagaATATACTggttattttgttgttattgtaaTGTTGCAAGCGATTTTCAAGTGCACAAATAGTTATTCTCAGGAATGCTATTTAGAGATTAGTCAGTacttattttgtcctgaaattttaaattaaaaatcttaACTTGAAGACAACTCATGACAGTTTTGTCTTGAAAAACTGAAATTCAGGACGCACTAACTAATTCTTAAATAGCAGCCTTTAGAGTGGCTACCTTGTGGCATTTCTACTTTAATCATTGAGCTATTTGACAATGTAATCTTGACATCCTATTTAGCTGAGATTATAGCAATTACAGCTTCATTAACAACTATCCATACAACAAACTTGATAGTTCTGGTCAAATATCATGATCAAACACAAGACAATAATGTCAAATGTAATTTAGACTTAGTTATCAAGGCTAAAACCTCTATCTGCAGCATAATCTACAAAACTGTAAAGTGGAATGACTTTATCACCATACTTCTTCAAACCATCTAACTCTCTCTTAGCCTGTGCTCTAAGATCCTCAGCAACTTCCATAGCCTTCTCAATGCCGTAAAGACTAACATAGcttttgcctttctttttcttccccTCACTTTTGTCCTGGGtctcttttgcttccaatatatCGTCAACAACTCGATATAAGACACCAACTGCTCGACCGTATCTTCTCAGATGTTGGATCTCCTCATCTGAAGCACCAGCCAAGAGACCTCCACAAACGGCAGAGCACTCACCCATTTCACCATATTTCTTTTCTTGGACAGAGTCAACAGCATTTGGTCCACCCTCAAGGTCAAGGAATTGACCGGCAGCCATGCCAGTGGACCCCACAGCTCGAGCAATCTCTGTAATGACCCTGAGGACTCGATCCTCGGGAACGAGATCACTTGGAGTGTGAGACACAATATGCTGGAACCCAAGAGGGAACAAAGCATCCCCAGCCAAAATTGCCATATCTACACCAAAAACTGTATGGTTTGCAGGCAGCCCTCGTCGAGTTGGGTCATCATCCATGCAAGGCAGATCATCATGAATCAATGAAGCAGCATGAACCTAATAGAAACAGATCAAGGTCAAACTTGGAATTAAGATACATATGGATCAAGTGTAAGCATCAATATAGCAACATATCTCAAGCTCAATGGGAGGATCAACACACAAATATCAGAGTTAGAAATTGCCATACTATCATATACAATTAAAATTCATCTACTGCATATATTACACAAAATCAAACATCAAAACAATGTTGCACAACATGATGTATTAAGTAGCTTAACCAACTTACTGTTGCATGTTCAGTTGCCTCGAGAATTTGGGCCGAGTTTTATCTAGAATAAAACTGAATAAGCACAAGATTTTTTCCCTTTGATAAGTAAAATTAAACCTCATTGAACCTGAACGCAGAAAGATTGTGCAAAAATAGTTACAACAGGTTATGAAAAATCAGCTCCTTCTACTCTACAAGGAAGATGAAGTTCACTATGCTTTTTATATCGCTCATGTTGCTCATTTTgcaccaaaaaaacaaaaaagacatACATCTGAACTTAATCTAACAATATTTCAACCTCTAAGAGAGGGGCCAAGTGGTCGAAGACATGCAGTAACAACTTTCGAGACCAAGATATGAATCCAACAGAGGCGTCAGAAGGTGAATTCTTTCCACCTGCTTAAGTTTTGGTGGGTAGTTACCTGATATTTGTGCTGATAGTTTGGGATCATAACAAATTAAAAGTTGCTCATGCTACTCAGCTGAGAGCCTTGAGCATTATACAAGGACGTGCTGCAGGAGTAACCCATTTCCCTCTGGGTGGAATTGCCATAACATGGAGTTAAGCTAATACCCAGTGGATTAGTTGAGGTGCGTGCGAGCTGGTTTGATCACCATCGttatcaaaagaaaaaataatagggGTCTAAAAATGTTTCCAGTGTTGCTTAACTTTCTTTCCTCCAACTAGATAAGCATAAATAATACAATGAGAATTGGTTAGGGTGAGAAAGCTCAGGCATTATATCTTAAATACAATTTGACTACTACAGTTCAAAGACCAGAAGGTAATAGTATCAAGTAGTTCACTTATTGGTTCAAGGATCTGTTCGTGGAGACAGAAAAGAGAACAAATACCAGTTATTCGTTGCAGTTGTGGAGGATATAACAGTCCTTCAGAACAAAGATCAAAAGTTAATCCTACAATGTGGATTCTTGATTTTATTATTCTACAAAAGATTAGCAATCAATTTAAGTAATGTTAGCACCTTTCTATCAAGGCTACAACAAGTGATGCAAGTAGAGCAAAGTCTTAAGAAACATATGAAGGCTGACAAGTGTGTGTC
Coding sequences:
- the LOC104236520 gene encoding heterodimeric geranylgeranyl pyrophosphate synthase small subunit, chloroplastic-like; protein product: MVFSMVMSFSPHICLPRSHMVMQKTIRCSASVSTASESIQFDLKNYWTTLIRDINQKLDEAVPVKYPNQIYEAMRYSVLAKGAKRSPPIMCVAACELFGGNRLAAFPTACALEMVHAASLIHDDLPCMDDDPTRRGLPANHTVFGVDMAILAGDALFPLGFQHIVSHTPSDLVPEDRVLRVITEIARAVGSTGMAAGQFLDLEGGPNAVDSVQEKKYGEMGECSAVCGGLLAGASDEEIQHLRRYGRAVGVLYRVVDDILEAKETQDKSEGKKKKGKSYVSLYGIEKAMEVAEDLRAQAKRELDGLKKYGDKVIPLYSFVDYAADRGFSLDN